One Ictalurus furcatus strain D&B chromosome 21, Billie_1.0, whole genome shotgun sequence genomic region harbors:
- the si:dkey-33m11.8 gene encoding trypsin yields the protein MKNCVEYSLLFVISIMQASLQQRIIGGQEVEPYSIKYQASIQYNNQHYCGGTLIHPQWVVSAAHCWKPNYLIKVVLSEHDLFKKEGVEQVFNVSKTLVYYLYNYRTFDNDIMLLKLEKPADLNANVQPVQLPSADTPPLYGGMMCAVSGWGVTQVYSYSLSSVLRAVDVQIIPNCQYYYYYRITDNMVCAGSPLGGKDSCQGDSGGPLVCNGYFEGIVSWGIGCANPYFPGVYTKVRNYIRWINWIIDTNSD from the exons atgaaGAACTGTGTTGAATATTCACTGCTTTTTGTCATTTCCATCATGCAAG CTTCCCTACAGCAAAGGATCATTGGAGGCCAAGAAGTTGAGCCCTACTCCATAAAATACCAGGCatcaatacagtacaataaccAGCACTACTGTGGAGGAACTCTTATTCACCCACAGTGGGTGGTGTCTGCTGCACACTGCTGGAAGCC AAACTATTTGATCAAAGTAGTGCTGAGTGAGCATGATCTCTTCAAGAAAGAGGGAGTAGAGCAGGTGTTTAATGTCTCCAAAACCCTGGTCTACTACCTGTATAACTACAGGACATTTGATAACGACATCATGCTCCTGAAG CTTGAGAAACCAGCTGACCTGAATGCTAACGTGCAGCCAGTTCAGCTGCCGAGCGCAGACACGCCACCACTCTATGGGGGCATGATGTGTGCAGTGAGCGGTTGGGGGGTCACGCAGGTCTACAGCTATTCCCTGTCCTCTGTGCTACGTGCTGTGGATGTACAGATCATCCCCAACTGCCagtattactattactacagaATAACAGACAACATGGTGTGTGCCGGCTCTCCACTGGGAGGAAAAGACTCATGCCAG GGTGACTCTGGTGGCCCCCTTGTATGTAACGGCTACTTCGAAGGTATTGTCTCCTGGGGCATTGGTTGTGCCAATCCATATTTCCCTGGTGTCTACACCAAAGTTCGTAACTACATCCGCTGGATCAACTGGATCATTGACACCAACAGTGACTAG